ATCAAACACATCTCTCAACGTCATAAGATATTTTCTCAGCATCAATCTGATGCCACCAACAAGCTGCCCTTAGACGGTCTCCAATAGGTGACCCATATGAGCACCTAAACCTAAAATGGGTAGCAGGAAATCCAAAATtagtctccaacagagtacctatacggaagacccattttgggttgcctgagaggcacaatctaaatatgagtatcatctctcctgaaaactcatttatagaaaggattctcttttttGGTCCGAGAGGATATTGAATGAGTATTGAACCCTTtgactgtagcgctacccaaatgttgaatgtgtcttgtattttgggtgttgttgttgaAGATAGTCTTAAAATGCaggcaagaagaagaagcagcagcagtACAATCCTGTGACTCTTGGATGTCCCATGTGCCATGTTCATGCATGGTACGAGTTGACTTACGACCTCACGAGCGGACAACAAGGTAGACCCCACACCTCACCTAATTCatttcattttgttttctttccgATACCAATCCAACTTGCTGATCGCTGGATCAAGCGCATCTAATTCATCATCCAACTTCGTTAAGCTACCGATCAAGTGCGCACCGGCCAATAATGGTTTCGCCGCCACAAGATTTTTAATTGGTTGCAAATTAAAACTAGGAAAGGATGCTTCGTTCTGCTTCTGCCGGAATTTCTGGTATTGTGGCCAAATTCTGCCTAATTTCTGGTTGTTCTCCTTTACCAGGTCACGTTGAGTTTGGATACTTCTTGAATATACTCCGTATATCATACATGAAGCTTTGTCCGTTGACATTTTGTTGATGTATACTCACTCCTGTAACAGGAGTCCTGTTGGCATGTGTAAATGGTCGAACTGACGGTGCCTACTGAGTATGCACACTCTCCCTCTGATGCGTGGTCATATATGACTTTGCACGGTCTTTGATACGTGGTGACTATTCATTTCTTCTAGAATATTTTAAATTTGTGTGATTTCTGAAAGTGTATTTGAATACAAATCTACACATATAGTCACATTTGAAAGTTACTAACGTTTGTAGTTATTATGGTTTGACGAAAACTTGTCTTAAACGACCGATAATAGTTTATAATATTGAGTTAAACAATATGGGTCAAATCATCATAAAAGCAGTTTCATAATAGTATAATTACTTGTTTCAAAAAATAGTATAATTACGTTATGTTCTGTATATAAATAATAACATTGTGGGTCAAGTTATGTTTTGTAGACCGCATTAACTTACAAAATACTAATAATATAATCATACTACTTTCTGTTCTGTGTCACTGTGTGTGAGCTGGAATAATTGCCCCCACTATAACATAGCCAAATTGGTCCTCACCAGCATTGTTCAGGGGTACATGTTGGAGAAATCATATCATTTTGAGTCAAACCTCGAACAACCTAGACTGTACACACTATACAATTTTCACTAATATACTGCATGCTTAGATCAGTAATTTCCAACCTGAAAAGGGAGGACTCGTGGAGACCCATGCTTTCCACTAGGCACAGAGAGGACAGAAGTGACGCAAATTCTGAAACAGTGGGAGTGGATCACAAAATCCCCATGAGACCACATATTGGACACCCAACCACGATCATTGTATCAAATTGTATAATGGAATAGGAAGCACAAATTAAGCAGTCTGATCAAGCCTGCTATTGATGTCAGGCcgcatcatcatcttcctccagATCACTGAaagatacatcttcatcatctGCTATTGGAATTTTTGTGTTTCCTGGGTCACCTGTCTCCTCTTCTTCCAGCCATTCATCCCCATCGTCATCTTCGATGTCGCCATCCTCAACATTATCAGTTTTCTGAATGTCAACTCTTGATTGCTCACTGATGTCAGCCAGTGGTTGTTTCTGTTGATCATCTTTAGGGGGAGAGTTGTCCGTCAATGGTATCTCAGACATTTGCACAGTCTGTTCTTCTTTTGCTGCATCTTCTGTAGAGAGATTGCGTGTGCTTTCTTCCATCCTAGATAGTGTGACCACGTTAGTGTTCTTCAATATGGGCACTAGCTGTACAGGTACACTGCTGCTCATATTATTTGAAGAAACAGCTCCAGTCTCGCTGATTGTATCATTTGATAGAATATCCTGTTTGATTGGTTGTGGCTTGCCATAGTCTATGTTGCTAAAAGATGTGAGCATCGCGGAGTCATCTTGGCCCTTCAATACACCCAAAACCTCTACAGGAGAACTTAAAACACCATCTTCATTGCTGAAAGGCACAGGTACGGTGTCCCCATAGCTGCCTTGTAACTTCGTCCGATACTGCAAATCGTGTGACAACTTGTCTCTAGCTTCCAAAATCTGTGCCAAGGCAATCAGGAACTGATAAGAAGTCTGCTAGCAAACAAGGTCTTGAGCTGGCAGATACCAGCTTATCTTTTGTGCAGTCAGCACAAATAAAAAGGTCTGTTGATACATCATAACTAGAAAGAAAGCACAATCATCAGCAGAAACTATTAAAGCATTGAGAGCCTATGGAAAATGATGTTCTATCAATATATCTGCCTCTCAAGACTCATGCATGCATCTGAGGGCTAAAAAGTGTAATGAATTATTCAAACATAGGAGCTAATCATTTTCATCATATTGCACTTTATGTCCCATGGGCCATGGCTTTTGCTGAGTCAATATTCACTTGATGCCTAATTCTGACTGTTTGCTATTTGACATGTTTCCGCTATTCACTTCATCATATGGcacttcagagttcagactcATGCAAAGCATCATTCTGGGAACAAAATTGTACTAAGGAAGAAACTGAATCAATAGAAATACAGTAACAAATAAAACTGGACAAAGCACTCAGTTATTATAGAAAATTAGTAGAATATAACGAACCACTTGAGGTGTCCAGAACAAGCTAGTCCCATTCAAACTAGGGATGTATTTGGATGGCTAACCCATCATGACTTGCAAGAAAGA
This sequence is a window from Miscanthus floridulus cultivar M001 chromosome 10, ASM1932011v1, whole genome shotgun sequence. Protein-coding genes within it:
- the LOC136490096 gene encoding uncharacterized protein → MAWLARSIANSLLATEDEPEASDPGPSASPGSSSPPRGVREDLSELTGALANRLQGIASFLAPPAAGGGGALRRPDPAEIAGRFRAGLARLPGRQAVADLAKIASSLLPPEGDADWAEAAAGVTEEVVAFARDAASRPELWLDFPLLPDDADSDDFDMTDAQQDHALAVESLAPELADLRIELCPSHMNEGCFWKIYFVLLHPKLRKHDAEILSTPQILEARDKLSHDLQYRTKLQGSYGDTVPVPFSNEDGVLSSPVEVLGVLKGQDDSAMLTSFSNIDYGKPQPIKQDILSNDTISETGAVSSNNMSSSVPVQLVPILKNTNVVTLSRMEESTRNLSTEDAAKEEQTVQMSEIPLTDNSPPKDDQQKQPLADISEQSRVDIQKTDNVEDGDIEDDDGDEWLEEEETGDPGNTKIPIADDEDVSFSDLEEDDDAA